The Peribacillus simplex genome contains a region encoding:
- the sdaAA gene encoding L-serine ammonia-lyase, iron-sulfur-dependent, subunit alpha, whose translation MFRNVAELVELAESKNVKIAEIMILQEMEFSSLSREQIIEKMDRNLTVMEQAVERGLKGVQSVTGLTGGDAVLLQNYIKSGKALAGDLLLDAVSKAVATNEVNAAMGMICATPTAGSAGVVPGTLFAVKEKLNPTRAEMIEFLFTSAAFGFVVANNASISGAAGGCQAEVGSASGMAAAAIVEMAGGTPSQAAEAMAITLKNMLGLVCDPVAGLVEVPCVKRNAMGASNAITAADMALAGITSRIPCDEVIDAMYKIGLTMPVALRETAEGGLAATPTGRRLAKEIFGSYK comes from the coding sequence ATGTTCCGAAATGTAGCAGAGTTGGTTGAACTTGCTGAAAGTAAAAATGTAAAAATCGCGGAAATCATGATTTTACAAGAAATGGAGTTCTCAAGCCTGTCGAGAGAACAGATCATTGAAAAGATGGACAGGAATTTGACAGTGATGGAGCAAGCGGTGGAAAGAGGCCTGAAAGGTGTGCAATCCGTTACAGGCCTAACGGGCGGGGATGCCGTCCTTTTACAAAATTATATCAAGTCGGGCAAGGCGCTCGCAGGCGATTTATTATTGGATGCCGTCAGTAAAGCTGTTGCAACGAACGAAGTGAATGCAGCAATGGGAATGATTTGTGCCACTCCGACTGCAGGTTCGGCAGGCGTTGTTCCTGGTACATTATTTGCCGTGAAAGAAAAATTAAACCCGACCCGGGCAGAGATGATTGAATTTCTTTTCACTTCCGCTGCATTCGGATTCGTGGTTGCAAATAATGCTTCCATTTCTGGAGCGGCAGGTGGCTGCCAAGCAGAAGTGGGCTCGGCAAGTGGCATGGCCGCAGCTGCGATAGTAGAAATGGCCGGCGGTACACCAAGCCAAGCCGCAGAAGCGATGGCGATCACATTGAAAAATATGCTTGGACTGGTCTGTGATCCAGTGGCTGGATTGGTTGAAGTTCCTTGCGTGAAACGTAATGCAATGGGTGCTTCCAACGCGATAACGGCAGCTGATATGGCGCTTGCAGGCATTACGAGCCGCATTCCATGTGACGAAGTTATCGATGCCATGTATAAAATTGGCTTGACCATGCCAGTTGCACTTCGCGAAACGGCAGAGGGCGGGCTGGCTGCGACTCCTACCGGACGCAGATTGGCAAAGGAAATTTTTGGTTCATATAAATAA
- a CDS encoding LysE family transporter, giving the protein MHLLSFLLFVFVTSFTPGPNNIMAMLFANKYGLKKTIKFCFGVGAGFFVIMLLCSYFNVLLENFIPKIEFIMTILGAIYMLYLAVKIISSSNKAKDDNDDRNNSFIAGMLLQFINPKGILYGITALSTFILPYHSSNFSLLFFSLFLAFVGFMSTFCWSMFGSVFQTFLSKYRSQFNVVMALLLVYSAISILVH; this is encoded by the coding sequence ATGCATTTACTATCTTTTTTGCTATTTGTTTTCGTTACAAGTTTCACCCCAGGTCCAAATAACATCATGGCCATGTTATTTGCGAACAAATACGGGTTAAAAAAGACGATTAAATTTTGTTTCGGGGTAGGTGCCGGTTTTTTTGTAATCATGTTATTGTGTAGTTATTTTAATGTTTTGCTTGAAAATTTCATACCGAAGATCGAATTTATCATGACTATCCTAGGTGCAATCTATATGCTATATCTGGCCGTAAAAATCATTTCAAGTTCAAATAAAGCTAAGGACGATAATGATGACAGGAACAACAGTTTTATAGCGGGCATGCTTTTACAATTCATAAACCCAAAAGGTATCCTTTATGGCATCACGGCATTATCGACCTTCATCCTTCCTTATCACTCTTCAAATTTCAGCTTACTATTCTTTTCATTATTTCTGGCTTTTGTCGGTTTTATGAGTACGTTCTGTTGGAGTATGTTCGGTTCGGTTTTTCAAACGTTTTTATCAAAATATAGGAGTCAATTTAATGTAGTCATGGCTTTGTTATTAGTGTATAGTGCCATTTCGATTCTTGTACACTAA
- a CDS encoding helix-turn-helix domain-containing protein, giving the protein MEEINFIIANNLKAIRESKKLSLEKVAELTGVSKTMIGQIERGGSSPTITTIWKIANGLKISFSTLINSPQPDTKIVLKSEIQSLSEDNGKYRVYPHFPFEDEKRFEVYSVEIEKGGFLSSDSHREGTEEYITVFEGELTVRVNNEEYTVRNGDSIRFKADRPHAYHNSGETITRLSMILYYPT; this is encoded by the coding sequence ATGGAAGAAATAAATTTTATTATTGCTAACAATTTAAAAGCCATCAGGGAAAGTAAGAAATTAAGTCTTGAAAAGGTTGCTGAATTAACTGGAGTAAGTAAAACGATGATCGGACAAATAGAAAGAGGGGGATCGAGCCCAACGATTACAACAATCTGGAAAATAGCCAATGGATTGAAGATTTCATTTTCTACATTAATAAATAGCCCGCAGCCGGATACAAAAATCGTATTAAAAAGTGAAATTCAATCTTTATCTGAAGATAACGGCAAATATCGAGTTTATCCCCACTTTCCCTTTGAAGATGAGAAGCGATTTGAAGTATATTCAGTCGAGATAGAAAAAGGTGGATTCCTAAGTTCCGATTCGCATAGGGAAGGAACGGAAGAGTACATAACTGTTTTCGAAGGGGAACTGACTGTACGTGTTAATAACGAAGAATATACAGTAAGGAATGGCGATTCTATCAGATTCAAGGCTGACAGACCGCATGCCTACCATAATTCAGGGGAAACAATAACCCGATTAAGCATGATCCTCTATTATCCAACTTAA
- the sdaAB gene encoding L-serine ammonia-lyase, iron-sulfur-dependent subunit beta: protein MKYRSAFDIIGPVMIGPSSSHTAGAARIGRVARTLFGKQPKKAIISLYGSFAKTYRGHGTDVAVVGGILDFDTDDERIPASLTIAEEAGMEVSFTIEDTVMDHPNTVKIRLFDEDKELELVGISIGGGTIEITELNTFKLKLSGENPAILVVHNDVFGIISSVSTVLANHEINIGHMEVSRKEKGQMALMVIEVDQKIKSDVMKEIEGLENVSQVIRMVE, encoded by the coding sequence ATGAAATACAGATCTGCATTCGATATAATCGGTCCCGTCATGATTGGACCTTCAAGCTCACATACAGCAGGAGCTGCCAGAATTGGCAGAGTAGCAAGGACATTATTCGGAAAGCAACCGAAGAAAGCCATTATTTCTTTATATGGTTCTTTTGCAAAAACATACAGGGGCCACGGTACGGATGTCGCTGTCGTAGGCGGGATATTGGATTTCGATACGGATGATGAACGAATCCCTGCCTCTTTAACGATAGCGGAAGAAGCCGGCATGGAAGTTTCCTTTACAATCGAGGATACTGTGATGGATCATCCTAATACAGTCAAGATCAGACTGTTCGACGAAGATAAAGAATTGGAACTAGTTGGGATCTCGATTGGCGGCGGAACGATAGAAATAACGGAATTGAATACGTTCAAGCTTAAATTGTCGGGCGAAAACCCAGCCATTTTAGTCGTGCATAACGATGTATTCGGAATCATATCTTCCGTTTCGACAGTATTGGCGAACCATGAAATTAACATTGGACATATGGAAGTTTCACGAAAAGAAAAAGGGCAAATGGCTCTCATGGTGATTGAAGTCGATCAGAAAATCAAGAGCGATGTCATGAAGGAAATTGAAGGATTGGAAAACGTGTCGCAAGTCATAAGGATGGTTGAATGA
- a CDS encoding endonuclease produces MKKNGISKLFFAILIVLSTVLPNAAAAKAEGTISVMEAINNNSGTATVKGYIVGTAKSGTSYQQTSPFTESTNIGIADSPDETDVKKIMPVQLPAGNIRTALNLVEHPDLLKAQVTITGKLERYFSVPGLKSATDYTIITDGGTTPEQPDVKVLDSIAEARTNTEDVVQVDGVVTTGLGYWGGKGFYIQDETAGLYVYGSSWPADVKQGDKVTLIGKVSAYNKELQIQPTSLEVVSSGNELPEIQKIDASGVNEETQGELVTIEKATITELAASGTYGTFEFKAEDTEGKSVIVRHDNRTGSSYEDFVRNYKAGDVISVTGIGSRFNDTYQLKPRGIEDYELVNKPAVYTDIFPGTVSENTKVSLESGWEEAKIHYTLDGSAPTSSSALYTEPIILTKDTVIKAIAVNDKTSEVFTFAYTVTKTNEVKIRDIQGMNHFSSYENQLVSGVEGVVTYVKDANNFYMQDPNPDKDLTTSEGILVYNKAHGLKAGDHVKVAGKVAEWYIEGYAEMKTTDLPTTELTNTTIEKLGTAAMPEPIVIGKDVIPPSENIDDDRLTDFNPSEDGIDFYESLEGMLVQVYNPKVVAPQDYGELVVIPGNMETTTAVGGVKITETDFNPERITLDINDESFAAKTGDFFEGSVTGVISYGYSNYRVVTDKAQLPALKDGGTAREVTSLEKDADKLSIASYNIENFSTQTANSKVETIATSIITNLKQPDIIGVTEMQDNDGATDSGTTDSAQSAKKLTDKIKELGGPQYQYIDIAPEDKLDGGAPGGNIRVGFLYNADRVKLTEGTKGTATQSVAFKDGKLTLNPGRIEPTDPAFTSSRKPLAAQFEFKGESVVVVANHFNSKGGDQPLFGKNQPPVLSSETQRLQIASIVNRFVSDIKSQDAKANVVLLGDFNDFEFSAPLKTLKGNDLTNMIEKVPFEKRYSYTYQGNSQVLDHILVSNNMAAVTKVDIVHINSSFMEAHGSASDHDPVLISTSLSGSGGVETPAPEKTYNLTNVKTKRLTIASPSVLIDLDETSNIEEGIWLKGSYAVLKGLGLKNAAVTIKPDKEGAIIDFGGMAVKEVIIDNANVKEIRGAENVQKWSVTEGVDTSNIKFVDSKGEAIASPFAPKENHAPVLTKNLENLEVKAGSKVTIDLSEHFSDPDGDELTFSSIIGTVTGRILTLPANEAGTYLVAVKAEDQQAETVARFTLTVSDDKPLEAYYETAAGKTGTELKSVLHSIIKGHTMLSYDQVWNALKETDEDPVNKQNVILLYSGKSISMNANGGNAGQWNREHVWAKSHGDFGTSKGPGTDLHHLRPADVTVNGKRGHLDFDEGGQTYSGCECKFDSDSWEPPDHVKGDIARMLFYMAVRYEGNGELDLELSDTVNTYPKPLHGKLSTLLKWNELDPVDDFESHRNDVIQDWQNNRNPFIDHPEWASEIWGAAKSIDEKKAS; encoded by the coding sequence TTGAAGAAGAACGGGATAAGCAAGCTTTTCTTTGCCATACTGATCGTGCTGTCAACGGTTTTGCCAAATGCGGCCGCTGCAAAAGCGGAAGGTACGATATCGGTAATGGAAGCGATTAATAATAACAGCGGAACGGCGACGGTGAAGGGATATATCGTCGGTACAGCTAAAAGCGGTACAAGCTATCAGCAAACATCGCCTTTTACTGAAAGTACGAACATAGGTATTGCGGATAGTCCGGATGAAACGGATGTTAAGAAAATCATGCCTGTCCAGCTTCCAGCCGGAAATATCAGAACGGCATTGAATTTGGTCGAACATCCGGATTTACTTAAAGCGCAGGTGACGATTACGGGGAAGCTGGAAAGGTACTTTTCAGTACCCGGGCTGAAATCCGCAACGGATTACACGATCATCACTGATGGGGGAACAACTCCTGAACAGCCTGATGTGAAGGTTCTTGACTCCATTGCCGAGGCGCGCACGAATACTGAAGATGTAGTGCAGGTCGATGGAGTGGTCACCACCGGGCTTGGTTATTGGGGAGGAAAAGGCTTTTATATCCAAGATGAAACGGCTGGGCTATATGTTTATGGTTCTTCGTGGCCTGCAGATGTAAAGCAAGGAGATAAGGTTACTTTAATCGGAAAAGTATCCGCTTATAATAAGGAATTGCAAATCCAGCCAACCTCCCTTGAAGTGGTTTCTTCCGGGAATGAACTTCCTGAAATCCAAAAAATTGATGCATCTGGCGTCAATGAAGAAACACAAGGTGAGCTGGTCACCATTGAAAAAGCGACCATTACAGAATTAGCGGCATCGGGAACATACGGAACATTCGAATTCAAGGCGGAAGATACTGAAGGGAAATCTGTTATCGTTCGCCATGATAACCGGACCGGTTCGAGTTATGAAGATTTCGTGAGGAACTATAAAGCAGGGGATGTCATTTCCGTAACCGGGATCGGGTCGAGGTTCAATGACACGTATCAGTTGAAGCCGCGTGGCATTGAAGATTATGAACTTGTGAACAAACCAGCCGTTTACACGGATATTTTCCCTGGTACGGTTAGTGAAAATACAAAAGTATCACTTGAATCTGGCTGGGAAGAAGCGAAAATCCATTATACGCTGGATGGATCCGCACCGACGTCTTCAAGTGCCTTGTACACGGAGCCTATCATTTTAACGAAAGATACTGTCATCAAGGCAATCGCTGTCAACGATAAGACATCGGAAGTTTTCACTTTTGCCTATACCGTTACCAAAACCAATGAAGTGAAGATTCGTGACATTCAGGGGATGAATCATTTTTCATCATATGAAAATCAACTCGTCTCAGGCGTGGAAGGTGTCGTCACTTATGTAAAGGATGCGAATAATTTTTATATGCAAGATCCCAACCCGGATAAGGACTTAACGACTTCCGAGGGAATACTTGTGTACAACAAAGCACATGGTCTGAAAGCGGGAGATCATGTCAAAGTGGCAGGTAAAGTCGCTGAGTGGTATATCGAAGGATACGCTGAAATGAAAACGACGGATCTGCCAACAACTGAATTGACCAATACGACGATTGAAAAGCTTGGCACTGCAGCGATGCCAGAACCGATCGTCATTGGAAAAGATGTCATTCCTCCTTCCGAGAACATCGATGATGATAGATTGACAGATTTTAATCCGAGCGAAGACGGCATTGATTTCTACGAGAGTCTGGAAGGAATGCTCGTGCAAGTATATAACCCGAAAGTGGTCGCTCCTCAAGACTATGGTGAATTGGTCGTGATTCCAGGGAATATGGAAACGACAACTGCAGTTGGGGGCGTCAAAATAACGGAAACGGATTTCAATCCTGAAAGAATTACCCTGGATATAAATGATGAATCATTTGCAGCGAAAACGGGTGATTTCTTTGAAGGCTCGGTCACGGGTGTGATCAGCTATGGTTATAGCAACTATAGGGTAGTGACGGATAAAGCCCAGCTTCCTGCGTTAAAGGATGGCGGTACGGCCCGGGAAGTGACATCCTTAGAGAAGGATGCTGATAAGCTATCGATCGCTTCCTATAATATAGAGAATTTTTCCACTCAAACAGCTAATTCTAAAGTCGAAACGATCGCAACATCCATCATTACCAATCTTAAACAACCCGATATCATCGGCGTAACGGAAATGCAAGATAATGATGGGGCAACGGATAGCGGGACAACGGATTCTGCTCAAAGTGCCAAGAAGTTAACCGACAAAATAAAAGAGCTGGGCGGACCGCAATATCAATATATCGATATCGCTCCAGAAGATAAACTTGATGGCGGGGCACCCGGCGGGAATATCCGTGTAGGCTTTTTATATAATGCCGACCGTGTCAAATTGACTGAAGGAACGAAAGGAACGGCAACACAGTCCGTTGCCTTCAAAGATGGAAAACTTACCTTGAACCCTGGTCGAATCGAGCCTACCGATCCCGCCTTCACTTCAAGCAGGAAGCCTTTAGCCGCTCAATTCGAATTTAAAGGCGAAAGCGTAGTGGTGGTGGCCAATCATTTTAATTCAAAGGGCGGTGACCAGCCTTTATTCGGCAAAAACCAGCCTCCTGTCCTTTCAAGTGAAACGCAAAGGCTCCAAATTGCCTCCATCGTCAATCGGTTTGTCAGTGATATTAAGTCACAGGATGCCAAAGCGAATGTCGTCTTGCTTGGAGACTTTAATGATTTTGAATTTTCGGCACCGCTTAAAACATTAAAGGGCAATGATCTAACCAATATGATCGAGAAAGTCCCTTTTGAAAAACGTTATTCTTACACATATCAAGGCAATTCACAAGTACTGGACCATATCCTTGTATCGAATAATATGGCCGCGGTGACAAAAGTCGATATTGTCCATATTAACTCATCCTTCATGGAAGCTCATGGAAGTGCCAGCGATCATGACCCTGTACTGATCTCAACTTCATTATCTGGATCAGGCGGAGTCGAAACTCCTGCTCCAGAAAAAACGTATAATTTAACAAACGTTAAAACTAAAAGACTTACGATTGCTTCGCCTAGTGTTTTGATCGATCTTGACGAAACATCCAACATCGAAGAAGGTATCTGGTTAAAAGGTTCATATGCTGTACTCAAAGGCCTTGGGCTGAAGAATGCTGCTGTGACGATAAAACCGGATAAGGAAGGCGCAATCATTGATTTTGGGGGCATGGCGGTGAAGGAAGTCATCATCGATAACGCTAATGTAAAAGAAATCAGGGGCGCTGAAAACGTTCAGAAATGGTCGGTAACAGAGGGTGTCGACACATCGAATATCAAGTTTGTCGATTCGAAGGGGGAAGCGATTGCTTCCCCTTTCGCCCCTAAAGAAAATCATGCACCAGTCTTAACGAAAAACCTGGAAAATCTTGAAGTGAAAGCCGGTTCCAAGGTCACCATCGATTTGAGTGAGCACTTCTCAGACCCAGATGGAGATGAACTTACCTTTTCATCCATTATCGGTACAGTCACCGGCCGGATATTAACTCTTCCTGCGAATGAAGCTGGAACATACCTTGTCGCAGTCAAGGCCGAGGACCAGCAAGCGGAAACGGTAGCCCGTTTCACGTTGACCGTATCGGATGATAAGCCGCTTGAAGCTTATTACGAAACGGCGGCAGGAAAAACGGGAACGGAATTGAAATCGGTTCTGCACTCGATAATTAAGGGTCATACGATGCTATCTTATGATCAAGTGTGGAATGCCCTTAAAGAAACGGATGAAGACCCGGTGAACAAACAGAATGTCATCTTGCTTTACTCCGGAAAATCCATCTCGATGAACGCGAATGGGGGCAATGCCGGACAATGGAACCGTGAACATGTTTGGGCAAAGTCCCACGGTGACTTTGGGACAAGCAAAGGTCCCGGGACAGACCTTCATCACCTCCGTCCCGCTGATGTGACAGTGAATGGTAAACGGGGCCACCTTGATTTCGACGAGGGCGGTCAAACATATAGTGGATGTGAATGTAAGTTTGATTCAGATTCATGGGAGCCGCCAGATCATGTTAAAGGCGATATAGCAAGGATGTTATTTTACATGGCGGTCCGGTATGAAGGAAACGGCGAGCTGGATCTTGAATTATCCGATACAGTCAATACGTATCCGAAGCCGCTTCATGGAAAGCTATCGACACTCTTGAAATGGAATGAACTCGATCCAGTCGACGATTTCGAGAGCCATCGCAATGATGTCATTCAAGACTGGCAAAATAACCGCAATCCATTCATCGACCATCCTGAATGGGCATCCGAAATTTGGGGTGCCGCCAAATCCATCGATGAGAAAAAGGCGAGTTAA
- a CDS encoding bifunctional metallophosphatase/5'-nucleotidase yields MGKKKIVKIASATIMAAATIVAVAPAPSDAATSLNSKIKTAKAAIKKPFDTYFYTSKLASVSTVEKQIKSAKQAKQDINSTIKKSMLSKKEKDAKYKEIEAYDKYITRSEGYVKGYKAAEKAKAAHGKSISALTNAIVAKKSVDIRNQYEALDKAVKKADKDIKDTVYGAKIEKLLYDKFTKSTKTALNGNLKVPYYYEKAAYWVKKGDLKTADKRMQTVSSQLKKVSKTSKLGKAIHAYVKEVKGKYDDAVYAEKKKEVAKRVNAYVALANGELKTKEQINAAKKAKAAINLNGIKESDRKEFLSKMALADKKVAAAEEALKNPAKAITLSLMHTNDTHAHLDNVAKRVTAVKEVRKSKPQALLVDAGDVFSGTLYFNEFKGQADLRFMNLMKYDVMTFGNHEFDLGSSAEGHQALADFIKGAQFPFVSSNVDFSKDDKFKGLFSDLISSKPEQGKIYNGIVKQVDGQKVGFFGLTTEETKDISSPGSIEFENYLEEAEKAVKAFKGMGVNKIVAVSHIGYDDNAAYDNDLTLAAKVKGIDVIVGGHSHTQLDAPVVVDKDDKGKTKEPTVIVQGYQYSDYLGTIDVEFDKHGKIVGQAGKLIKLSEKQDDAEAAKVLETYSSKIKELKETKTGATAVKALETPRDAGDETKPSVRKNETELGNLITDGMLSKAKEFNKDTVIAFQNGGGIRAGIDQGEITLGEILTVLPFGNTLATMKLTGAEINEALEHSVSLAPKENGGFLHVSGMKFSYDSSKEAGNRVTKVEVLGQDGTYSELDAVKEYVVATNAFTAKGGDGFTVFKKAYEEGRVTDIGLADWENLRDYVSGLKTVDPSIEGRIKNVAGSNTDPTVVLAKDFGGTADAPKTHEGHVVVDITDIASLENAVVKGNLTLTGTPPDNFTFSQVTVEGNLDLSGLNGKTVSMSGVTVNSETIF; encoded by the coding sequence ATGGGGAAAAAGAAAATCGTAAAAATTGCATCAGCTACCATAATGGCTGCGGCAACGATCGTAGCGGTAGCGCCGGCACCTTCTGATGCTGCCACTAGCCTGAATAGTAAAATCAAAACGGCCAAGGCCGCCATCAAAAAACCATTCGATACCTATTTCTACACTTCTAAACTCGCTTCAGTGTCCACTGTTGAAAAACAAATCAAATCTGCAAAACAAGCAAAACAGGACATCAACTCTACCATTAAAAAATCAATGTTAAGCAAAAAAGAAAAAGATGCCAAATATAAAGAAATCGAAGCTTATGATAAGTACATCACTCGTTCAGAAGGCTATGTGAAAGGGTATAAAGCGGCTGAGAAAGCAAAAGCTGCACATGGCAAATCGATTAGCGCCCTTACGAATGCAATCGTTGCCAAGAAATCAGTTGATATCAGGAATCAATACGAGGCACTGGATAAAGCCGTGAAAAAGGCAGATAAAGATATTAAAGATACCGTTTACGGTGCGAAAATCGAAAAGCTTTTATACGATAAATTCACCAAATCGACCAAAACAGCTTTGAACGGTAACCTGAAAGTTCCGTATTACTATGAAAAAGCTGCTTACTGGGTGAAGAAGGGTGATTTAAAGACTGCGGACAAGCGGATGCAAACCGTTTCTTCGCAGTTGAAAAAGGTCAGCAAAACATCCAAGCTCGGAAAAGCCATACACGCCTATGTTAAAGAAGTGAAAGGTAAGTATGATGATGCGGTATATGCAGAAAAGAAAAAAGAAGTGGCAAAACGGGTCAATGCCTATGTAGCTCTTGCCAATGGCGAACTTAAAACGAAAGAACAGATAAATGCGGCTAAAAAGGCGAAGGCAGCCATTAATTTAAATGGAATCAAGGAGTCGGACCGAAAGGAGTTCCTTTCGAAAATGGCATTGGCGGATAAGAAAGTCGCTGCAGCCGAAGAGGCCTTGAAAAATCCAGCGAAGGCTATCACCCTTTCCTTGATGCATACGAATGATACGCATGCCCACTTGGACAATGTGGCAAAAAGGGTGACGGCTGTTAAGGAAGTGCGTAAGAGTAAGCCTCAAGCTCTTTTGGTGGATGCTGGTGACGTATTCTCGGGAACTCTCTATTTTAATGAATTCAAAGGGCAAGCCGATCTTCGCTTCATGAATTTAATGAAATATGACGTCATGACATTCGGGAATCATGAGTTTGATTTGGGATCAAGCGCCGAAGGGCATCAAGCTTTGGCTGACTTCATTAAAGGGGCACAGTTCCCATTTGTCAGTTCGAATGTGGACTTCTCCAAAGATGATAAGTTCAAGGGGCTATTCTCGGATTTGATTTCAAGTAAGCCAGAGCAAGGGAAGATATACAATGGAATCGTAAAACAAGTGGATGGCCAAAAGGTAGGGTTCTTCGGGCTTACAACTGAAGAGACGAAAGATATTTCAAGTCCTGGAAGTATAGAATTCGAGAACTATCTTGAAGAAGCCGAAAAAGCGGTCAAGGCGTTCAAAGGCATGGGAGTCAATAAGATAGTTGCCGTATCCCATATTGGTTACGATGACAATGCGGCTTATGACAATGATTTAACATTGGCTGCCAAGGTCAAGGGCATCGACGTGATCGTGGGCGGACATAGCCATACGCAGTTAGACGCCCCCGTTGTTGTTGACAAAGATGATAAAGGGAAAACGAAAGAGCCGACTGTCATCGTTCAAGGATATCAGTATAGCGACTATTTAGGAACGATCGATGTGGAATTCGATAAGCATGGCAAGATTGTCGGACAAGCCGGTAAGCTGATTAAGCTTTCTGAAAAACAGGATGATGCAGAAGCGGCAAAAGTGCTCGAAACATACTCCTCTAAGATTAAGGAGCTGAAGGAAACGAAGACTGGTGCAACAGCTGTGAAAGCCTTGGAAACGCCGCGTGATGCAGGGGATGAAACGAAGCCGAGCGTTCGTAAAAATGAAACGGAACTGGGCAATTTAATTACGGATGGAATGCTAAGCAAAGCGAAAGAATTCAATAAGGATACGGTCATAGCCTTCCAAAATGGGGGTGGCATCCGCGCTGGCATCGATCAAGGTGAGATCACTTTAGGGGAAATCCTGACCGTTTTACCGTTTGGGAATACGTTAGCGACGATGAAGCTTACGGGTGCAGAAATCAATGAAGCATTAGAGCATAGTGTAAGCCTCGCTCCTAAGGAAAATGGCGGCTTCTTGCATGTTTCCGGAATGAAATTCAGCTACGACAGTTCGAAGGAAGCGGGCAATCGTGTCACAAAGGTTGAAGTCCTTGGACAAGATGGAACATATTCCGAATTGGATGCAGTGAAGGAATATGTCGTGGCGACCAATGCTTTCACAGCCAAGGGCGGAGATGGATTCACCGTTTTCAAGAAGGCTTATGAAGAAGGAAGGGTGACGGATATCGGACTAGCTGATTGGGAGAATTTACGGGATTACGTAAGTGGGCTGAAAACAGTCGATCCAAGCATCGAAGGACGCATCAAAAATGTTGCCGGGAGCAATACAGACCCGACTGTCGTATTGGCCAAAGACTTTGGCGGAACGGCTGATGCCCCAAAAACACATGAAGGTCATGTAGTTGTGGACATCACGGATATTGCTTCATTGGAAAATGCAGTCGTTAAAGGGAATCTTACATTAACAGGAACACCTCCGGATAACTTTACTTTTTCACAGGTTACAGTCGAGGGTAATTTGGATTTATCGGGACTTAACGGTAAGACCGTGAGCATGAGCGGTGTCACGGTGAATAGCGAAACCATTTTTTAA